The following coding sequences lie in one bacterium genomic window:
- a CDS encoding multicopper oxidase family protein — MKNKSLFIGIIAAAAIVGGIFISNNDTVSGQTFSTSTKGLPLAGKTEVIELKDGDTFNLTASFVKKKIGNTEVRMLAYNGSIPGPSLKVLQGATVTVNFKNDTDLGNSIHPHGVRVKNAFDGVPDVTQKAVLPGESFVYTFTFPDAGVYWYHPHMRDDYAIELGLYGNFLVTPKSPTYWNTVDREIAIFLDDILIENGTIAPFYKKGSDRALMGRFGNTMFVNGETDYALSVKKGEVVRFYFTNSASVRPFNLALEGIKLKLVGGDNGAYEREEWKDSVLITPSERAIVEARFDAPGEYAIQNKTPNATTRLGKIIVSKEPIASASANLFQTLHDNTETIKTINPFRPLFTKEIDKHIKLALDMMGGGMGMMSARQNAGGGNSGHSMPSGMGGGQMMGGVTEDGLPAAQSAQAGIEWDDANNAGMNAMSNTSMVAWKIIDQGSGKSNMDIDWKFKVGEKVKIRIENDGTSVHPMQHPIHFHGQRFLVVNKNGVPQTNLVWKDTVNVPAGQYVDILVDIENPGVWVAHCHILEHIEAGMVFPFTVEE; from the coding sequence ATGAAAAATAAATCACTATTCATCGGTATCATCGCGGCGGCGGCAATTGTCGGAGGAATTTTTATATCAAACAACGACACAGTCTCGGGACAAACGTTTTCAACAAGCACCAAAGGATTGCCACTTGCCGGGAAGACGGAGGTAATAGAACTCAAAGATGGAGATACGTTTAATCTCACCGCAAGCTTCGTTAAGAAAAAAATTGGCAACACGGAAGTGAGGATGCTCGCTTATAACGGCTCTATTCCCGGACCGAGCTTGAAGGTTCTTCAGGGAGCCACCGTGACCGTCAATTTTAAAAATGATACGGACTTGGGAAATTCTATTCACCCGCATGGCGTTCGCGTGAAGAACGCCTTTGATGGCGTGCCCGATGTTACGCAAAAGGCGGTTCTCCCGGGCGAGTCGTTTGTCTATACGTTCACGTTTCCCGACGCTGGCGTGTATTGGTACCACCCGCACATGCGCGATGACTACGCCATTGAGCTCGGTCTTTATGGAAATTTTTTAGTAACGCCGAAAAGCCCGACCTACTGGAATACCGTTGACCGTGAAATTGCTATTTTTCTGGATGATATTTTAATTGAAAATGGCACAATCGCCCCTTTTTATAAAAAAGGTTCGGATCGCGCGCTCATGGGGCGCTTTGGAAATACTATGTTCGTAAACGGAGAAACCGATTACGCGCTCTCGGTCAAGAAAGGCGAAGTGGTTCGTTTTTACTTCACCAACAGCGCGAGTGTCCGGCCGTTTAATCTCGCTCTTGAAGGCATCAAACTGAAACTTGTCGGCGGAGACAATGGCGCATATGAACGCGAGGAGTGGAAAGATTCTGTGCTCATCACCCCTTCTGAACGCGCCATCGTCGAGGCACGTTTTGACGCGCCGGGCGAATACGCGATTCAAAACAAAACTCCCAATGCGACCACGCGTCTCGGAAAAATTATCGTTTCGAAAGAGCCTATCGCCTCCGCGTCCGCAAATTTATTTCAGACACTCCACGATAATACAGAAACCATCAAAACCATCAATCCTTTTCGTCCTCTTTTTACAAAAGAAATCGACAAGCACATAAAGCTTGCGCTTGATATGATGGGGGGCGGTATGGGGATGATGTCTGCCCGTCAAAATGCAGGCGGGGGCAACAGTGGTCACTCAATGCCGTCTGGTATGGGTGGAGGCCAAATGATGGGTGGCGTGACGGAAGACGGCCTGCCTGCCGCGCAATCGGCGCAGGCAGGAATTGAATGGGACGATGCAAACAACGCGGGAATGAATGCGATGTCTAACACAAGCATGGTGGCATGGAAAATTATCGACCAAGGTTCTGGCAAGAGCAATATGGATATTGATTGGAAATTTAAGGTCGGAGAAAAGGTGAAGATTCGCATTGAGAATGACGGCACCTCCGTACATCCCATGCAACACCCGATACATTTTCACGGCCAGCGATTCTTGGTAGTGAATAAAAACGGCGTACCGCAAACCAACCTTGTGTGGAAAGATACCGTCAATGTGCCCGCAGGGCAATACGTGGATATTTTGGTTGATATAGAAAACCCCGGCGTATGGGTGGCGCACTGCCATATCCTTGAACACATAGAAGCCGGTATGGTGTTTCCGTTTACCGTTGAAGAATAA
- a CDS encoding helix-turn-helix domain-containing protein — MNTYIQKIKEFRTKKGFSQEQVAKAIGVSRPTYSAIEAGKQKLDLDEAQKLANLLGIDISELVSGSIQDIEKYKHMILTYLRMNLSKDGKVPKTKLAKLLYLADFAWFYNHLESMSGMQYRKLTYGPVPDAFFRALDELEVSGKIVINRKRDDDKDIFLISESESNKNEKIQTISTEEKALMKKIVEKWKDKKTQDIVNFTHNQLPYLIADDEEIISYALITQEDPHEVY, encoded by the coding sequence ATGAACACGTATATACAAAAAATTAAGGAATTTCGTACTAAGAAAGGTTTTTCTCAGGAGCAAGTTGCGAAAGCAATTGGTGTTTCCCGTCCTACCTACAGTGCCATTGAGGCGGGTAAACAGAAGCTCGATTTAGATGAGGCTCAAAAACTCGCAAATCTTTTGGGTATTGATATTAGCGAGCTTGTTTCTGGGTCTATTCAGGATATAGAAAAGTACAAGCATATGATACTTACCTATCTGCGGATGAATCTCTCAAAGGATGGGAAAGTTCCAAAGACCAAGCTTGCAAAGCTTCTCTATCTTGCAGATTTTGCATGGTTTTATAACCATCTTGAGAGTATGAGCGGAATGCAATACAGAAAACTTACTTATGGTCCGGTGCCGGACGCATTTTTCCGCGCTCTTGATGAACTTGAAGTTAGTGGAAAGATTGTTATCAATAGAAAAAGAGACGATGACAAGGATATCTTTCTGATTAGTGAATCAGAAAGCAATAAAAATGAGAAGATTCAGACTATTTCCACTGAAGAAAAAGCATTGATGAAAAAAATTGTGGAAAAGTGGAAAGACAAAAAAACTCAAGACATTGTGAATTTTACTCACAATCAATTACCATACTTGATTGCTGATGACGAGGAAATTATTTCTTATGCGCTCATAACCCAAGAAGATCCTCATGAAGTCTACTAA